A genomic segment from Leptolyngbya boryana PCC 6306 encodes:
- the kdsB gene encoding 3-deoxy-manno-octulosonate cytidylyltransferase, whose protein sequence is MTKILAVIPARYDSTRFPGKPLALIDHRPMVQWIYEAASQCPALSQVVVATDSEKIAEVVNQFGGKVEMTRSNHLTGTDRVAEVAARYPDYSVVVNVQGDQPFVTAQMLTELVRPYLEGETPDMTTLACPLDHEVGASDPNTVKVICDRHERALYFSRAPIPYYRYPATAPVFHHLGLYAFRRDFLLTYAQLTPTPLEQCEALEQLRVLEHGFTIRVCHIDKPILEINTPEDLAQAKVLVAQQL, encoded by the coding sequence ATGACGAAAATTCTGGCGGTGATTCCAGCACGGTATGATTCGACGCGCTTTCCCGGCAAACCTTTAGCACTGATCGATCATCGCCCGATGGTGCAATGGATTTATGAAGCGGCAAGTCAATGTCCTGCCTTGAGTCAAGTCGTGGTTGCAACCGATAGCGAGAAGATTGCTGAGGTTGTGAATCAGTTTGGCGGCAAGGTTGAAATGACGAGGAGCAATCATCTAACTGGAACCGATCGAGTTGCAGAAGTTGCGGCTCGCTATCCAGATTACTCAGTAGTAGTCAATGTTCAAGGTGATCAACCGTTCGTGACTGCACAAATGTTAACCGAACTTGTGCGCCCCTATTTAGAGGGTGAAACGCCCGACATGACTACATTAGCTTGCCCTTTAGATCACGAAGTCGGTGCTTCTGATCCGAACACCGTCAAAGTGATTTGCGATCGACATGAGCGTGCTCTTTATTTTTCTCGCGCACCGATTCCTTACTATCGCTATCCCGCGACGGCTCCAGTCTTTCATCATCTCGGATTGTATGCGTTTCGCCGCGACTTTTTGCTCACTTATGCTCAACTCACTCCGACTCCGCTCGAACAGTGTGAAGCGCTTGAACAATTACGAGTGTTAGAACATGGCTTTACGATTCGCGTCTGTCATATTGACAAACCGATTTTGGAGATCAACACTCCGGAAGATTTAGCTCAAGCGAAAGTTCTCGTTGCTCAGCAACTCTAA
- a CDS encoding MBOAT family O-acyltransferase, whose product MLFNSYVFVIFFVVVYALYLLLMKHHRLQNTLLLVASLIFYGYWDWSLLLLLLFSKTVNFALANRIDKTEEPVLRKRYLISAISFNLLLLGFFKYFNFFTSSFADFLGLFGIQPSWTTLNILLPMGISFYTFQLLGYIVDVYRKKLAPIRNFFDFILFVSFFPQLVAGPIERATDLVPQILSPRVLKTEQINAGIFLIAWGFFKKIVIADNLKTLVDPIFNSYTQYQGLDVLIAVLGFTFQIYCDFSGYSDIARGIAKLMGFELTLNFRLPYFAVNPSDFWSRWHISLSSWLRDYLYIPLGGNRYGTSNTYRNLFITMLLGGLWHGAAWNFVIWGAYQGAILILYRRFEPKLEPQKFWNHSHFGVGIRMLVMFILTNIGWVIFRSNSIPQMVYILTNIGFAASSMSLILGYKLVFFCLPLLLVQIYQGVTANLLIITKLNLIFRITIYSFLTVWLFIFGARESGEFIYFQF is encoded by the coding sequence ATGTTATTTAACTCTTATGTCTTTGTCATCTTCTTTGTGGTCGTTTATGCGCTCTATTTGTTGCTGATGAAGCATCACAGGCTACAAAATACGCTTCTCCTCGTTGCAAGTTTGATTTTTTATGGATACTGGGATTGGTCATTATTGTTGCTTCTGCTGTTTTCTAAAACAGTAAATTTTGCTTTAGCAAATCGGATTGACAAAACAGAAGAACCCGTACTGCGTAAACGGTATTTGATTAGCGCGATCTCGTTTAATTTACTACTGCTCGGTTTCTTTAAGTACTTCAACTTTTTCACGAGTAGTTTTGCGGATTTTCTAGGATTATTTGGAATTCAACCCAGTTGGACAACACTCAATATTTTGTTACCAATGGGTATTTCTTTTTACACATTTCAGTTATTGGGTTATATCGTTGATGTTTATCGAAAAAAACTCGCGCCGATTCGGAACTTTTTTGATTTTATTCTGTTTGTGTCTTTCTTTCCTCAGCTGGTGGCAGGACCAATTGAACGCGCAACTGATTTAGTTCCACAGATTCTTTCGCCGAGAGTACTGAAAACCGAGCAGATTAATGCTGGAATTTTTCTAATTGCATGGGGATTTTTTAAGAAAATTGTCATTGCAGACAATTTGAAGACGCTCGTCGATCCAATTTTTAATAGCTATACCCAGTATCAAGGACTTGATGTTCTGATTGCAGTGTTAGGCTTCACGTTTCAAATTTACTGCGATTTTTCTGGTTATTCTGATATAGCCAGAGGAATTGCGAAATTGATGGGATTTGAATTAACGCTGAATTTTAGGTTGCCCTATTTTGCTGTAAACCCAAGCGACTTTTGGTCGAGATGGCATATTTCGCTTTCGAGTTGGCTGCGGGATTACTTGTACATTCCTTTAGGAGGAAATCGATATGGAACTTCGAACACCTATCGGAATTTATTCATTACAATGCTACTCGGAGGATTGTGGCATGGAGCCGCTTGGAATTTTGTAATTTGGGGAGCCTATCAAGGGGCAATTCTGATTCTTTATCGACGATTTGAACCGAAGTTAGAACCGCAGAAATTTTGGAACCACTCGCATTTTGGTGTTGGAATTAGAATGCTTGTGATGTTTATCCTGACGAATATTGGTTGGGTGATTTTCCGCTCGAATTCGATTCCTCAGATGGTCTATATCCTCACGAATATCGGGTTTGCTGCTTCTAGCATGAGCCTGATTTTAGGATACAAACTTGTATTCTTTTGTCTACCGTTATTGTTGGTTCAAATTTATCAGGGGGTCACAGCGAACCTATTAATTATTACTAAATTAAATCTCATTTTTCGCATCACAATTTATAGCTTCTTGACTGTTTGGTTGTTCATTTTCGGTGCACGCGAATCTGGAGAATTCATTTATTTCCAGTTCTGA
- a CDS encoding KpsF/GutQ family sugar-phosphate isomerase, with the protein MQILSPSAISQVQALLQLEANAITRAAHQLQPEAVEKAVDLLLNCSGKIVLSGVGKSGIVAQKIAATLNSIGTMAVSLHPCDALHGDLGIVTAADVGIVLSNSGETEELIAMMPHLKNRQVPIIAVLGNVSSTLARYADVVLDAAVDREACPLNLAPTTSTTVALAIGDALAMTVMQIRGITSDDFALNHPAGRLGKRLTLTVEDLMHCGNPVLLPDASWLEVVGAITQGGSGAVSVVSDRRKLLGLITDGDLRRWVQKTPATELETLTAAAIMTENPVTITPRTLAYTALKLMEDRPSQIAVLPVVDDDQCCVGLLRLHDIFRSGL; encoded by the coding sequence ATGCAAATTCTGTCTCCTTCTGCAATTTCCCAAGTCCAAGCGTTACTGCAACTCGAAGCCAACGCCATTACTCGTGCGGCTCACCAGCTTCAACCGGAAGCAGTCGAGAAAGCGGTTGATTTATTGCTCAATTGCTCAGGCAAGATTGTGCTATCCGGTGTAGGGAAGTCAGGCATTGTCGCTCAAAAGATTGCAGCAACACTGAATAGCATCGGCACAATGGCGGTTTCGCTGCATCCTTGTGATGCGCTACATGGCGACTTAGGAATTGTGACGGCTGCTGATGTCGGTATCGTGTTGAGTAACAGCGGGGAAACCGAAGAACTGATCGCGATGATGCCACACCTGAAAAATCGCCAAGTTCCGATTATCGCAGTGTTAGGCAATGTCTCTTCAACGCTGGCTCGATATGCTGATGTGGTCTTAGATGCAGCCGTCGATCGAGAAGCCTGCCCCTTAAATTTAGCGCCTACGACGAGTACAACAGTTGCATTAGCGATCGGTGACGCACTGGCAATGACCGTGATGCAAATTCGCGGCATTACCTCAGATGACTTTGCATTAAACCACCCAGCAGGGCGACTTGGTAAACGACTGACGCTGACGGTCGAAGATTTGATGCACTGTGGAAATCCAGTATTGCTGCCAGATGCTTCTTGGTTAGAAGTTGTGGGTGCGATTACTCAAGGGGGATCAGGAGCCGTCAGTGTCGTGAGCGATCGTCGGAAACTTCTGGGATTGATTACGGATGGAGATTTGCGGCGATGGGTGCAAAAGACTCCTGCGACCGAACTTGAGACGCTAACTGCTGCGGCAATCATGACTGAGAATCCAGTAACGATCACACCGCGTACTCTGGCTTACACGGCTTTGAAATTAATGGAAGATCGTCCTTCTCAGATTGCAGTTTTACCTGTGGTCGATGATGATCAGTGTTGCGTAGGATTGCTGCGGCTGCATGACATTTTTCGGAGTGGATTGTAG
- a CDS encoding glycosyltransferase, protein MTDRVNVFIGSGEASLLERKVLMYSLRKHAQQDLDIYVLNGTHNAIELNDQPPFLAPMSLRAKYCNVTEFSLYRYLIPELCQFQGRAIYVDSDMICLTDISKLFETSLNGCHFLAKRESYAHMGDAFWGLSVMLIDCDRTRFNLEQILDEIDQGLYTYSDFSCMSPAFLAHHSYQIGELDPHWNVFDYWDASTKLIHYTNLLTQPWKHPNHPYGELWFQYLDEAISAGVVSDRDIELSLLRSYVRQDIREGNSPRPVSAPRFATVRPLIRRLKRAVQF, encoded by the coding sequence ATGACAGATCGCGTCAATGTCTTTATCGGCTCTGGAGAAGCCAGCTTGTTAGAGCGCAAAGTTCTCATGTACTCTTTGAGAAAACATGCTCAGCAAGACCTTGACATCTATGTTCTCAATGGAACGCATAATGCGATCGAACTGAATGATCAGCCGCCGTTTCTTGCACCTATGTCACTTCGGGCAAAATACTGCAATGTGACTGAGTTTAGTTTGTATCGCTATTTAATTCCAGAGCTATGTCAGTTTCAAGGCAGAGCAATCTATGTCGATTCAGATATGATCTGTCTCACGGATATCAGTAAACTCTTTGAGACTTCATTAAACGGCTGTCACTTCCTTGCGAAGCGAGAAAGCTATGCTCACATGGGCGATGCGTTCTGGGGCTTGAGCGTCATGCTGATTGATTGCGATCGTACTCGCTTTAATCTCGAACAAATCCTCGACGAAATTGACCAAGGGCTTTATACCTATTCAGATTTTTCTTGTATGAGTCCAGCGTTTTTAGCACACCATTCTTATCAGATTGGTGAACTCGATCCGCACTGGAATGTGTTTGATTATTGGGACGCATCCACAAAATTGATTCACTATACAAATCTACTCACCCAGCCGTGGAAACATCCGAATCATCCGTATGGTGAACTCTGGTTCCAGTATCTGGATGAAGCGATCTCCGCAGGAGTTGTCAGCGATCGCGATATTGAGTTAAGCCTACTTCGCTCTTATGTGCGTCAGGATATTCGCGAAGGCAACTCACCGCGCCCGGTTTCCGCTCCTCGCTTTGCAACTGTCAGACCCCTCATTCGTCGGCTCAAACGTGCCGTTCAGTTCTAA
- a CDS encoding glycosyltransferase, whose protein sequence is MTSPIVEIAIIVCTYNPDAAVFSRTLNAIAALKMPDDIKIECVLVDNNSSIAIAELTYVQAFLAQCSWATVIREPQQGLTFARLCGVRSTTAEILVFIDDDNEPASDYLIGVQYCFQAYPSVAVWGPGRVKVDFLAPVSPWFDRNFRGKFQEKNVQHTEYGCVFERWAEFYPPGTGMSVKRDVMEQYERAISEGVLASTDRQGRSLSSGGDVQIVWEAVKMGLAAGVSPQLQMTHLIPGQRATLDYVTRLTFGTASSYMPAVSASFGWTLEKVAQHKPSHRLIVKNILKLIVQRLVKFNHKRLRVDLAKYVGQVIGVLRVVDTTDQHWLYKVVKVLNFE, encoded by the coding sequence ATGACTTCACCGATTGTCGAGATTGCCATCATTGTCTGCACTTACAATCCAGATGCAGCGGTCTTCTCACGCACATTAAATGCAATCGCGGCTCTGAAAATGCCGGACGACATCAAGATCGAATGTGTCCTTGTCGATAACAATAGTTCGATCGCGATCGCGGAATTGACATATGTGCAAGCTTTTCTTGCACAATGTTCTTGGGCGACCGTGATTCGGGAACCGCAGCAAGGATTGACGTTTGCTCGATTGTGCGGTGTTCGATCGACAACCGCTGAAATTCTCGTGTTCATTGATGACGATAATGAGCCTGCCTCAGACTATTTAATTGGGGTTCAGTATTGTTTCCAGGCTTATCCGAGTGTGGCAGTTTGGGGTCCTGGGCGTGTCAAAGTCGATTTTCTTGCACCTGTTTCTCCTTGGTTCGATCGTAATTTTCGCGGTAAGTTTCAAGAAAAGAATGTGCAACATACTGAATACGGCTGTGTATTCGAGCGCTGGGCAGAATTTTATCCACCTGGAACAGGAATGAGCGTTAAGCGGGATGTGATGGAGCAGTATGAACGTGCGATCTCAGAAGGAGTACTCGCATCGACCGATCGACAAGGACGCAGTTTATCGAGCGGCGGTGATGTTCAGATTGTTTGGGAAGCCGTAAAAATGGGACTGGCGGCAGGAGTTTCACCTCAGTTGCAAATGACCCATCTCATTCCGGGTCAAAGAGCAACCTTAGATTATGTCACTCGATTGACATTCGGCACGGCTTCGAGCTATATGCCTGCGGTGAGTGCTTCTTTTGGCTGGACTTTAGAAAAAGTCGCACAGCACAAACCGAGCCATCGCTTGATCGTAAAGAACATTTTAAAGTTAATAGTTCAACGATTAGTCAAGTTCAACCACAAACGGTTGCGAGTTGACTTAGCTAAGTACGTGGGACAAGTGATCGGCGTACTGCGTGTTGTCGATACAACCGATCAACATTGGCTGTACAAAGTAGTGAAAGTTCTAAATTTCGAGTAG
- a CDS encoding class I SAM-dependent methyltransferase: MISTKINFLQKLQDKAVRQRIKPYEAIEGFLSLSEAMALYRYASMLPNQSTIVEIGCWKGKSTFCLAQGLKRGQVVVIDPFDAFGEEGSAEIYESQKGNQPLLNQFKSNMRELGVLDKIKILSGMSQDFVGQIPSINLLFIDGDHSIEGCKADFLNYAPYIASGGYIAFHDFYELRDELGPTWVIKNLVLPKHEFEFVGLFDSLWVGKKR, from the coding sequence ATGATTAGCACCAAGATCAATTTTTTGCAGAAGCTACAAGATAAAGCCGTTCGGCAGCGGATCAAGCCGTATGAAGCGATCGAAGGATTTTTATCATTGTCTGAAGCGATGGCACTCTATCGTTATGCTTCGATGCTGCCGAATCAAAGCACGATCGTAGAAATTGGATGCTGGAAAGGTAAAAGTACTTTCTGTCTCGCTCAGGGCTTGAAGCGCGGTCAAGTTGTTGTGATTGATCCGTTTGATGCGTTTGGTGAAGAAGGCAGTGCAGAAATCTACGAAAGTCAGAAAGGCAATCAACCGCTGCTCAATCAGTTCAAGTCAAATATGCGGGAGCTAGGCGTACTCGACAAGATTAAGATTTTATCGGGAATGTCTCAGGACTTTGTGGGACAGATTCCAAGCATCAATTTACTGTTTATTGATGGTGATCATTCGATTGAAGGTTGCAAAGCAGACTTTTTGAACTATGCACCGTATATTGCTTCGGGCGGTTACATTGCGTTTCATGACTTCTATGAATTAAGAGATGAACTCGGTCCAACCTGGGTGATCAAGAATCTGGTATTGCCCAAACATGAGTTTGAATTTGTCGGACTGTTTGACTCATTGTGGGTTGGGAAAAAGCGATAG
- a CDS encoding ABC transporter ATP-binding protein: protein MSDTVIQVKNLGKKYIIGHKQQRDNTLRDALTHGFKSFGKRLQHPASSGSREEFWALDDVSFEIRQGDRVGIIGRNGAGKSTLLKVLSRITEPSRGKIVIDGRIASLLEVGTGFHGELTGRENIYLNGAILGMSKAEIGRKFDEIVAFSEVEKFLDTPVKRYSSGMYVRLAFAVAAHLEPEILIVDEVLAVGDAAFQKKCLGKMEDVSTREGRTVLFVSHSMGTVQQLCNHCILLQKGQVTDVGAPERVIGNYLKSNSVGVQKDIVRKGNKKVVFDDFYISNDEGIPCSTFLMGDTISVFFSLRFNTPVENPVIGIQITNPLNETFAHVVNLDDGFEIQPNGDQRVKVKVDIPNVFFAPSQYYFSFWIGENFSICCDELIDCIAIELLQGNRLKRLMPFPPHVKTFLNTRWSEVND from the coding sequence ATGTCTGATACAGTTATTCAGGTTAAGAACTTAGGTAAGAAGTATATTATTGGGCACAAACAACAGCGAGACAATACGCTGAGAGATGCCCTGACCCACGGTTTTAAGTCTTTTGGCAAACGATTACAGCACCCTGCTTCTTCTGGTAGTCGTGAAGAGTTCTGGGCACTGGATGATGTGTCATTTGAAATTCGGCAAGGCGATCGAGTCGGAATTATTGGTCGCAACGGGGCAGGAAAATCAACGCTGCTCAAGGTTCTCAGCCGCATTACGGAACCGAGTCGCGGAAAAATTGTGATCGATGGACGTATTGCAAGTTTGCTAGAAGTAGGAACTGGATTTCACGGTGAATTAACTGGACGAGAAAATATTTATCTCAATGGCGCGATTCTGGGAATGAGCAAAGCCGAAATTGGTCGCAAGTTTGATGAGATTGTGGCATTTTCAGAGGTGGAGAAGTTTTTAGATACACCAGTCAAGCGTTATTCTTCGGGAATGTATGTCCGGTTGGCGTTTGCAGTGGCAGCACATTTAGAACCGGAGATTTTGATTGTTGATGAAGTTCTAGCAGTGGGTGATGCGGCGTTTCAGAAAAAATGCTTAGGCAAAATGGAAGATGTTTCGACTCGCGAAGGACGAACCGTTTTGTTTGTTAGCCATAGTATGGGAACAGTACAGCAGCTTTGTAATCACTGTATTCTGCTTCAGAAAGGGCAAGTAACAGATGTTGGTGCTCCAGAGCGTGTGATTGGTAATTATCTGAAAAGCAATAGTGTTGGAGTCCAAAAAGACATTGTTCGCAAAGGGAATAAAAAAGTTGTGTTTGATGACTTTTACATCAGCAACGACGAAGGCATTCCTTGTAGTACGTTTCTCATGGGGGACACAATTTCAGTCTTCTTTTCTTTGCGATTCAACACGCCTGTTGAAAATCCGGTGATTGGTATTCAAATCACAAATCCTTTGAATGAAACCTTTGCGCATGTTGTTAACTTAGATGATGGGTTTGAGATACAACCGAATGGCGATCAGCGAGTCAAAGTCAAAGTCGACATTCCGAATGTCTTCTTCGCGCCCTCGCAGTATTACTTCTCGTTCTGGATTGGTGAGAATTTCTCGATTTGCTGTGATGAGTTGATCGATTGTATTGCGATCGAACTCCTTCAAGGCAATCGATTAAAACGATTAATGCCGTTTCCACCACATGTGAAGACCTTTTTGAACACCCGTTGGAGTGAAGTGAATGATTAG
- a CDS encoding ABC transporter permease: MNSRSSAGRQRLTLEAGRTEKQYWKDLWRYRELFYFLAWRDILVRYKQTAIGMAWALIRPFMTMIVFSVVFGTIAKLPTQGNAPYPILVYSALLPWQFFSSALAQCSGSLLGNSNLLSKVYFPRLIAPASVIVVCFVDFLIAGMLLLGLMIWYNFVPSWRVVTLPFFIVIAAMSAFGAGLWLAALVVQFRDVAQIVPFIVQFGLYVSPVGYTSNIVPQQWQFLYWLNPMVGVIEGFRWAILGGDAPFHLMGFGLSLGIVSLLFVTSLWYFRRVEKTFADIF, from the coding sequence ATGAATAGTCGAAGCAGTGCCGGACGGCAGAGATTAACTCTGGAGGCAGGACGCACCGAAAAGCAATACTGGAAAGACTTGTGGCGCTATCGGGAACTGTTCTATTTTCTAGCATGGCGCGATATCTTAGTGCGTTACAAGCAAACCGCGATCGGGATGGCTTGGGCACTGATTCGTCCGTTTATGACAATGATCGTATTTTCGGTTGTTTTTGGCACAATTGCGAAGCTGCCGACTCAAGGCAACGCCCCATATCCGATTCTGGTTTACTCGGCACTCCTTCCATGGCAATTTTTCTCAAGTGCACTTGCACAATGTAGTGGCAGTTTGCTCGGTAACTCTAATCTATTGTCTAAGGTTTATTTTCCTCGGCTAATTGCTCCCGCGAGCGTGATAGTAGTTTGCTTTGTAGATTTTCTGATTGCTGGAATGCTGCTGCTCGGATTGATGATCTGGTACAACTTTGTTCCAAGTTGGCGAGTTGTAACCTTGCCGTTCTTTATTGTGATTGCAGCTATGAGTGCGTTTGGTGCAGGATTGTGGCTGGCGGCATTAGTCGTTCAGTTTCGCGATGTGGCTCAGATTGTGCCATTTATTGTTCAGTTCGGATTGTATGTATCTCCGGTCGGCTATACCTCAAATATTGTGCCACAACAATGGCAATTTCTGTATTGGCTTAATCCAATGGTCGGTGTAATCGAGGGATTTCGGTGGGCGATTTTAGGTGGCGATGCACCGTTTCATCTCATGGGGTTTGGTCTGTCTTTGGGGATTGTCAGCCTGCTGTTTGTGACGAGCTTATGGTACTTCCGTAGAGTCGAGAAGACATTCGCTGATATTTTCTAG
- a CDS encoding response regulator transcription factor, which translates to MALEIETKGSILLVDDDVNFVTLMTGYLAFQGYQVTTAETGTEAIALLGDVKPDLIISDIVMPEMNGYVFAEAVRQSPEINWIPIIFLSARDQSQDRVRGLSAGATVYMVKPFELEELIAQIESALRSSQLMRENRAKRTEAKISVPPGVKLTNTELTVARLVAQGMSNLEIAQRLSASKRTIESHISHMLKKTLLSNRTELSRWIIENNMD; encoded by the coding sequence ATGGCTTTGGAGATAGAGACAAAAGGTTCGATCCTGCTCGTTGATGATGATGTAAATTTTGTAACGCTGATGACTGGATATCTGGCGTTCCAGGGATATCAGGTAACCACTGCCGAGACAGGAACAGAAGCGATCGCGCTTTTGGGCGATGTCAAACCGGATTTGATTATCTCGGATATTGTGATGCCTGAAATGAATGGCTATGTCTTTGCAGAGGCGGTGCGGCAATCGCCGGAGATCAATTGGATTCCGATTATTTTTTTGTCGGCACGTGATCAGAGCCAGGATCGGGTACGAGGATTGAGTGCAGGAGCGACGGTTTATATGGTGAAGCCGTTTGAGTTGGAGGAGTTGATTGCTCAGATTGAGTCGGCTTTACGATCGTCGCAGTTGATGCGGGAAAATCGCGCGAAGCGAACAGAAGCAAAAATTTCTGTCCCGCCTGGAGTGAAGTTGACGAATACAGAGTTAACGGTGGCGCGATTGGTAGCGCAAGGCATGTCGAATCTAGAGATTGCTCAGCGATTGAGTGCAAGTAAGCGGACGATCGAGAGTCATATTAGCCATATGTTGAAGAAGACGCTCTTGAGCAATCGCACAGAACTGTCGCGATGGATTATCGAAAACAACATGGATTGA
- a CDS encoding pirin family protein, with translation MLTLRKANDRGHANHGWLDSYHTFSFASYYDPAHMGFRNLRVINEDRVAGGGGFAPHSHRDMEIITYVLEGALEHKDSMGNQSVIRPGEVQRMSAGTGVTHSEYNASKTETVHLLQIWVLPERAGLEPGYEQKFFPLEERRGQLRLIASQDGRDGSVTAHQDLNLYAAILGAGETVKHEVDRDRHLWVQVARGSAIVNGVSLTAGDAVAIEDVSHVEFVGQDLAEILVFDLA, from the coding sequence ATGCTGACACTTCGTAAAGCCAACGATCGCGGACATGCAAATCACGGTTGGTTAGATTCGTATCACACTTTTTCGTTTGCGAGCTATTACGATCCGGCTCATATGGGGTTTCGGAATCTGCGCGTCATTAATGAAGATCGAGTCGCGGGTGGGGGTGGATTTGCGCCGCATTCGCACCGGGATATGGAGATCATTACTTATGTGTTGGAGGGCGCATTAGAGCACAAAGACAGCATGGGGAATCAGTCTGTGATTCGTCCCGGCGAAGTGCAGCGGATGAGCGCTGGAACAGGTGTGACGCATAGTGAGTACAACGCCTCGAAGACTGAGACGGTTCATCTTTTGCAAATTTGGGTACTGCCAGAGCGAGCAGGTTTAGAGCCGGGATACGAGCAAAAGTTTTTCCCGTTGGAAGAGAGACGAGGACAATTGCGGTTAATTGCGTCTCAAGATGGGCGAGATGGTTCTGTGACCGCTCATCAAGATCTCAATCTCTATGCCGCGATTTTAGGTGCAGGTGAAACGGTGAAGCATGAGGTCGATCGCGATCGTCATCTGTGGGTACAAGTCGCACGGGGTTCTGCGATCGTCAATGGTGTTTCTCTAACAGCGGGGGATGCAGTTGCGATCGAGGACGTATCGCACGTGGAATTTGTTGGGCAAGATCTCGCTGAAATTTTAGTGTTTGATTTGGCTTAA
- a CDS encoding M23 family metallopeptidase, producing the protein MAQGWRSLLVQSRFALKRFWVVLVLGFLGAIALSWGQHGLLAIEANLQATGNSWQGASFPLENFQGYTSPFGYRMSPDGSYSREFHRGLDMAAPEGSYIRSWWTGKVVEVSDNSACGTSVVIESGSWEHIYCHMQGSAGRDGQGKYIQSGDVRIYEGQMLPAGERIGRVGMTGRTTGPHLHWGLKYSSQWVDPALVLRAMYAEQGRG; encoded by the coding sequence ATGGCGCAAGGATGGAGGTCTTTACTTGTTCAATCACGGTTCGCATTGAAACGATTCTGGGTCGTTCTGGTCTTGGGATTTTTAGGTGCGATCGCATTGTCCTGGGGTCAACATGGCTTACTCGCGATCGAGGCGAATTTACAAGCGACTGGCAATAGCTGGCAAGGCGCGTCATTCCCACTTGAAAATTTTCAAGGGTATACTTCTCCATTTGGCTATCGAATGTCTCCCGATGGTTCTTACAGCCGTGAATTCCATCGGGGTTTAGATATGGCAGCACCAGAAGGCAGCTATATTCGCAGTTGGTGGACGGGCAAGGTTGTTGAAGTTTCAGACAATAGCGCCTGTGGAACTTCAGTAGTCATTGAATCGGGTTCCTGGGAGCATATTTACTGTCATATGCAAGGCTCAGCCGGTCGGGACGGGCAAGGCAAGTATATTCAGTCCGGTGATGTCCGTATCTATGAAGGTCAGATGTTGCCAGCAGGTGAACGAATTGGTCGGGTCGGTATGACCGGACGCACAACAGGACCCCATTTACACTGGGGGTTGAAATACTCAAGCCAATGGGTTGATCCAGCACTGGTGCTGCGAGCTATGTATGCCGAGCAAGGCAGAGGTTAA
- the hslO gene encoding Hsp33 family molecular chaperone HslO, with product MADQLIRATAADGGIRAVGVISNRLCEEARQRHKLSYVATAALGRTMSAGLLLASSMKRAESRVNIRIRGNGPMGGLMVDAGLDGTVRGYVDNPEVELPTNAQGKLDVGGAIGKDGYVYVIRDVGYGYPYSSTVELVSGEIGDDLTHYLATSEQTPSALFLGVFVDGNGVQAAGGLLIQILPKAASDPELVALLESRLSSLQGFTPLLQAGKTLPMIFEELLGDMGLEIFPETQLVRFHCGCSFDRVLGALKLLGEAELRDMIEKDNGAEATCHFCGEVYKANIDQLEQLIDELKTAN from the coding sequence ATGGCTGACCAGTTAATACGGGCAACTGCCGCAGACGGCGGAATTCGAGCAGTCGGAGTCATTTCAAACCGTCTCTGTGAAGAAGCGAGGCAGCGTCACAAATTATCTTATGTTGCAACCGCAGCACTAGGTCGAACCATGTCAGCAGGGCTATTGCTGGCATCGAGTATGAAACGAGCAGAATCGCGCGTCAACATTCGCATTCGAGGCAATGGCCCGATGGGTGGGCTGATGGTCGATGCGGGATTAGATGGAACCGTGCGCGGTTATGTCGATAATCCAGAGGTCGAACTGCCAACCAATGCTCAAGGCAAATTAGATGTCGGGGGCGCGATCGGGAAAGATGGCTACGTCTATGTCATTCGAGATGTAGGCTATGGATATCCCTACTCGAGTACTGTTGAACTCGTTTCCGGTGAAATTGGAGATGATCTCACTCACTATCTCGCAACGTCTGAACAAACGCCTTCTGCTCTTTTCTTGGGAGTATTTGTAGACGGAAATGGCGTGCAAGCTGCTGGCGGATTATTGATTCAGATCTTGCCCAAAGCAGCAAGCGATCCCGAATTAGTTGCCCTGCTCGAATCTCGACTGTCTTCCCTGCAAGGATTTACACCACTCCTACAAGCGGGTAAAACCCTACCCATGATCTTTGAAGAACTGCTTGGAGATATGGGCTTAGAAATTTTCCCGGAAACGCAGCTTGTAAGATTTCACTGTGGATGCTCTTTCGATCGCGTTTTAGGCGCACTCAAACTGTTAGGAGAAGCCGAACTTCGCGACATGATCGAAAAAGACAACGGTGCAGAAGCCACCTGTCATTTCTGTGGCGAAGTCTACAAAGCAAACATCGACCAACTAGAACAGTTGATCGATGAACTGAAAACAGCAAATTAA